From a single Candidatus Hydrogenedentota bacterium genomic region:
- a CDS encoding DUF3987 domain-containing protein produces the protein MNGKIPAVKGWPEREFAEDELLAHVDQGGNIGIKTGEPSNVDVLDCDDPELQEALVCRLPETVTATTGRGLHFYFAHHPDVRNRADAGDMAGEVIKRDASGRSRVDTRSTGGCCVFPGSLHPERNTPYQWAAGLDPDSVAVAEWPGWLLLSVKKADPAPPPARPITTGAPEHGGAYARAALSGELEAVAGAIEGQRNHQLNASACKLGGLVGAGLLDEGEVTEALVGAALGCGLSESEARKTIFSGLAAGVRTPRSLPEPRTAPRPLSTGPNSEKRPDGPPATPTGESPTEEPIPLTKALAAPRPFPTEALGPILGPAAQALADGVQVPVAMAASSLLAASALAAQGLADVVMPDGRRLPLSLFLLTVAISGDRKSAVDRLALRPHRAWQHRRLEDHATGLAAWKNAHEGWAAARAEAKKKSKSKTAVALEQALADVGPEPPRPPAPVMVIANLTIEGLQKSLAADWPTVGVFSDEGGSLIGGYSFGKDQQLKSLAELSLFWDASGGVKVRAGDGVAICFGRRVALHLMAQPDPARQLLGNELAHGQGLLPRFLVLWPSSLRGTRSYKPTDPADTPEVRRYYAAMETLLEAPLDMDPMTRELKLRVIAPTPEAMAAWVRFHDFVEGDNNPGGPLDAVAGWASKAAEHALRLAGVLAMVNDPDAEHIGATAMAGGIALADFFLGEMLRLRSESAISPELLKAERLGQWLRRQGRMEMSASEIVKGGPCRTADELDAAMEVLGRHGWVRRIQVQNTGRPSKRWEIIQHEK, from the coding sequence ATGAACGGGAAAATCCCCGCCGTCAAGGGCTGGCCGGAGCGTGAATTCGCCGAGGACGAACTGCTGGCCCACGTTGACCAAGGCGGCAACATCGGCATAAAAACCGGCGAGCCGTCCAATGTTGATGTGCTCGATTGCGACGATCCCGAACTTCAGGAGGCCCTCGTATGCCGCCTGCCTGAGACAGTAACCGCCACGACGGGCAGGGGCCTACACTTTTATTTCGCGCACCATCCCGATGTGAGGAACCGCGCCGACGCGGGCGACATGGCGGGCGAAGTAATTAAACGCGACGCCTCAGGCCGTAGCAGGGTTGATACCCGGAGCACCGGCGGGTGCTGCGTTTTTCCGGGCAGTTTGCATCCCGAGAGAAATACCCCTTATCAATGGGCTGCTGGCCTTGACCCCGACAGCGTGGCCGTCGCCGAATGGCCGGGATGGTTATTGCTATCGGTTAAAAAGGCAGACCCGGCGCCACCACCGGCGCGACCCATTACCACGGGCGCCCCGGAGCACGGCGGCGCCTATGCACGGGCCGCGTTATCCGGCGAACTCGAGGCCGTAGCCGGGGCTATCGAGGGACAGCGTAACCACCAGTTAAACGCATCGGCCTGCAAACTTGGCGGGCTGGTGGGCGCCGGACTGCTCGACGAGGGCGAAGTCACCGAGGCACTGGTGGGCGCCGCCCTGGGTTGCGGGCTTTCCGAGTCCGAGGCGCGGAAAACCATTTTTTCGGGGTTGGCCGCCGGAGTGCGAACGCCTAGAAGCCTGCCAGAGCCGCGAACGGCACCCCGGCCATTATCTACTGGCCCGAACTCGGAAAAACGCCCTGACGGGCCACCGGCAACGCCTACGGGCGAATCCCCCACGGAGGAGCCGATCCCCCTCACAAAAGCACTGGCCGCACCGCGCCCTTTTCCCACCGAGGCCCTCGGGCCGATTCTCGGACCCGCAGCGCAGGCGCTGGCCGATGGCGTGCAAGTGCCGGTTGCCATGGCCGCATCATCCTTGTTGGCCGCGTCGGCGCTGGCCGCGCAAGGGCTGGCCGATGTCGTTATGCCGGACGGGAGGCGCCTGCCCCTGAGTCTGTTCCTGCTGACCGTGGCAATAAGCGGCGACCGAAAATCCGCCGTTGACCGGCTGGCACTGCGTCCGCACCGGGCATGGCAGCACCGGCGCCTTGAGGATCATGCCACGGGGTTGGCCGCGTGGAAAAATGCCCATGAGGGATGGGCCGCCGCACGGGCCGAAGCGAAGAAAAAATCCAAGAGCAAAACGGCGGTAGCGCTTGAGCAGGCCCTCGCCGATGTTGGACCTGAACCGCCACGACCACCGGCGCCGGTGATGGTCATCGCAAACTTGACCATTGAGGGCCTGCAAAAATCCCTCGCCGCCGACTGGCCGACAGTGGGGGTGTTTTCCGATGAGGGCGGCAGCCTCATTGGCGGGTACAGTTTTGGAAAAGATCAGCAATTAAAATCTCTGGCCGAGCTATCCCTTTTTTGGGATGCGTCCGGCGGTGTCAAGGTCCGGGCCGGTGACGGCGTGGCCATCTGCTTTGGCAGGCGCGTTGCCCTTCATTTGATGGCACAACCCGACCCGGCGCGGCAATTGCTCGGCAACGAACTAGCCCACGGGCAGGGGCTGCTCCCTCGGTTCCTGGTACTGTGGCCCTCAAGCCTGAGAGGCACCCGGAGCTACAAGCCCACCGACCCGGCGGACACCCCCGAGGTCCGGCGGTATTACGCCGCCATGGAAACACTGCTCGAGGCGCCGCTTGACATGGACCCGATGACCCGAGAGCTTAAGCTCCGAGTCATTGCGCCGACCCCCGAGGCCATGGCCGCATGGGTCCGGTTCCACGATTTTGTGGAGGGCGACAATAATCCCGGCGGACCCCTCGACGCCGTGGCCGGGTGGGCGTCAAAAGCAGCGGAGCACGCCCTGCGACTGGCCGGGGTGCTGGCCATGGTCAACGACCCGGACGCCGAACACATAGGCGCCACCGCGATGGCGGGCGGCATCGCCTTGGCCGATTTTTTCCTAGGCGAAATGCTCCGGCTGCGTTCCGAGTCCGCCATAAGCCCGGAGCTGCTCAAGGCCGAACGCCTCGGGCAGTGGTTGCGGCGACAGGGCCGGATGGAGATGAGCGCCTCGGAGATCGTGAAGGGTGGGCCATGCCGGACCGCCGACGAATTGGACGCGGCCATGGAGGTACTCGGGCGGCACGGATGGGTGCGCCGAATCCAAGTACAGAACACTGGCAGGCCCTCCAAACGGTGGGAGATTATCCA